The genomic stretch TCTCAAGACATTCCACTGTAAATCATATAATAAGGTACTTCATGGAACGGCTGTCATTTCTCTATTCAAAAGTCAAAACCCAAGAAAAGAACTTCCCTTTTGTGCTTCTATCTTCATTGCCAACACAGAAATGAGAGCATTATGGTAAGTGAAGCACTATCAGTTTGTTAGATTTTCATCGACTGTATATTACTATTGTGTGAAGCTACTATTGCCTTACTGGAACCAATCACCTGTTTTCTTCAATTTCATTACACTAGCACGTGCTGTAATAAGGAATAATGGCGTCAAGAATGTGACTTTTGCCTATCTAACTTCAATTAAAGAAACTATTTTCTTTGACAACAATATATTGGGGGAAACCAATATTAGGAATCAAAGGGAGAAACTTCAGTGGCAGCACATATAAGGAAATTTTCAGTTCATATTCAGGGTTATATACAAGTAGAGCATCTTTCCTTCATCAGGGTTTTTCTTTTCAATGGTTTTAGCTCTAGGGacacttttcaaaattttccaaGAAGAAAAAACGAGCAAAGGTACAGCAACTGTTGAGAATGATGAAGAATTCTCAGTTAAATGGGGAATGGAAGATACACAATTATTATAGATAAGAGAACCTACAAAGTGAAGGCAGAAATGGTTATTACCAACATGGATGGGGGGGGGGGNNNNNNNNNNNNNNNNNNNNNNNNNNNNNNNNNNNNNNNNNNNNNNNNNNNNNNNNNNNNNNNNNNNNNNNNNNNNNNNNNNNNNNNNNNNNNNNNNNNNNNNNNNNNNNNNNNNNNNNNNNNNNNNNNNNNNNNNNNNNNNNNNNNNNNNNNNNNNNNNNNNNNNNNNNNNNNNNNNNNNNNNNNNNNNNNNNNNNNNNNNNNNNNNNNNNNNNNNNNNNNNNNNNNNNNNNNNNNNNNNNNNNNNNNNNNNNNNNNNNNNNNNNNNNNNNNNNNNNNNNNNNNNNNNNNNNNNNNNNNNNNNNNNNNNNNNNNNNNNNNNNNNNNNNNNNNNNNNNNNNNNNNNNNNNNNNNNNNNNNNNNNNNNNNNNNNNNNNNNNNNNNNNNNNNNNNNNNNNNNNNNNNNNNNNNNNNNNNNNNNNNNNNNNNNNNNNNNNNNNNNNNNNNNNNNNNNNNNNNNNNNNNNNNNNNNNNNNNNNNNNNNNNNNNNNNNNNNNNNNNNNNNNNNNNNNNNNNNNNNNNNNNNNNNNNNNNNNNNNNNNNNNNNNNNNNNNNNNNNNNNNNNNNNNNNNNNNNNNNNNNNNNNNNNNNNNNNNNNNNNNNNNNNNNNNNNNNNNNNNNNNNNNNNNNNNNNNNNNNNNNNNNNNNNNNNNNNNNNNNNNNNNNNNNNNNNNNNNNNNNNNNNNNNNNNNNNNNNNNNNNNNNNNNNNNNNNNNNNNNNNNNNNNNNNNNNNNNNNNNNNNNNNNNNNNNNNNNNNNNNNNNNNNNNNNNNNNNNNNNNNNNNNNNNNNNNNNNNNNNNNNNNNNNNNNNNNNNNNNNNNNNNNNNNNNNNNNNNNNNNGGGGGGGGGGAGTTGGAATGGCTCATTGGATGATGGGTCTGATCCTGGTATGACTTAAATGAAACATATGGGCATTGCATATTTTGAAGGTAATAAAGACTACACCATTTTAGGTCGTGGAAATGAATAGAGGATAAGCAAAtgacttataaaaaaaaaataagataagaaattaagaatgcTATCAATTCTTTGAAATACGGGCTAAATATGTAACTTTGATGATGTATAAATGATATCAATTCTTTGAAAGTGATGTTGAATTTGAACTTAGAAGATGCCCTGGAATGGGAGTCTCTCTTAGACCAGATGATAAACTGATACATGCTGGGGCCATGATTTTTAGgaagtcttattttattatattacatagttTAGATATTAATAACTTACTAAATAGTTACTAGAAACTAATAAATACTCTGTAGTGATTtagaaattactaaatagttatttaacttattactcttaggatcgagcctcagtggaggcaataccaactctttgtgtttcaacaggttgagaaagtatgtatgaacagatactacattgtaatagagttagatGTATTCAAAAACTTATTACTCTTAGTCTTCGAATTAATTTAGGtagtttaattatttagaagTAAATTGAAAGATTTCAGCAGATTACTTAGCTTATTTAGCCACTCTATGAGTCTCAAATGCCTGTTATAGTTTTGAGCCTGTTTATGTTATGTTCTCCCGTCATGGGCAAGAAAACAtaaggaaaaaatgaaaagaaaaagaaaagaaaatgggaAACATAGAAGTAAGGGAATTGGGGAAACTAGAAAACAATGCCAATTATTAGAAAGAAATCAGGGCCAATCCAGTAATTAAAAGGAATCAAAGCCTGGAAAAGAAGGTTTTATTTTTAGACTGGATTGGATTTGTATGgttaattttgaaaaagtttgaaTATAACCATGGGTTTTCctttccaaaaataaaagaaaaaaaaaacagacgttaCCAGACAAGTAAGAGATCCAAATAATTGCACATAGAATCTTGAACAGATAAGATttcatataagtatataacctGTTTTGCCTCAATGAACTTTACATAGGACCAGTTCCTTAAAGGAAAGTAAGACCAGCGAGTTGGCATAAAGTGCATACAAGATTAATAAAAAGCTTAACCACAATGTTTTAAGGgtaaattaatgtttaattagtGTTTTGCTTTTGAAACGGCTACCAAGAACTGGCATTGAGTTAATACACAATACACCAAAAGCGTGCCATGATGCATATAGGATGAAATGGATTGGATATTCTTACCTTCTGGTTTTCCTTCTCTTTGAGCTCAATCTGCCTCATCTCCAGTTGAACATACTTGGGAGCAGATATACTAACACTGACAGGGCCCTTTCCCTTGTTCTGAATCAATAGTGAAAGGTCTGGGGATTCTGGCAGGATATAAATTGTATAGACAGGTTATATAAAGAAGAAGAATCGTGTAATTCACAAATAATGCATTCAACAAGGAATTGTATTGAGAACAATTGCAAAGGCATCCTCTTGTAATCAGAGAATAAGCAAGTTGATTACTTGTTGTCACACTGAATAGAGTAAAAGGTTCTTTTCAGGTTGAGAATGGCATTTGGAGGACTCCGGATAACCCCAAAACAGGTAATGCATAAGTAATTCCCTAATGACCACAGCACCTAAACACTCCATAAGGAAGTGAATCCCTTGAGAACAGGTGAGGCTGaaaccaaaaattcaaagaaagaCCTCTGTGCATATTCCATACCATATTTGGTCTCTTTCTCATATTTAGCCAGCAACCAGCGagttatatattcaaatttcagGGGCTAGTTGAATTTTAAATAGTACCAAAATAATGCTTAGTTTATATTCTTAAACACACTGATAAGTGGTACTATGACTTTCTTATTTTGAGTTGTTTTCTTAGATCACCACAGAAAGTAAATAATAGGTGCATAGAAGTTCCAAGTgcattaaagaaatgaaaattaattcaaaggaaaaggaaaatatttaaactttacatatatttataaacataCTGCTGTGTCTAGATGGGTGGGAAGCAGGAGGAAAGAAATTGAGAGAGGAAATAGGAGAGGAAGAAAATTTGAGATGAGAGGAACAATGGGAGGACTACGAATGAGAAGGGTGTGAAACAGAGTTGGTGAGAGCATTAAATAGAAGAGGTAAGGTGTAGGGACTAGGGATAGGTGAACAGCAAAGGGCAACTTTCCTCCCCATTTTCTTCCCATTTTGGGATGTAATTAAATAGAAAGAGGGACtattttctcttcattttctttccaaTCGAAACAagagaatttaaaattttccacCTCGTTTTCGAACCATCCAAACACAGCATACGAGTCCCATAATGGGATTAATGGCAAATTCATGATATAGAAATGATGAAACGGATATGGAAATTTATGATCTACCAATAAACAAGAGAAAAAAGGTATAACAATGTGAATGGCATACCATTTCCTGGAACCCTTAAACAAGCAACCAGTGATTCCTCCTCAATATTGCAACTGAAAGATGAATCGCATTCTTCACCTCGAATGCCATCCTTCCTCCCAGAAGACAATGTCACCTCATTTCCCGACTCTGAACCCGACCCACCTATGGCCTTCACTTTCTGCTCACCCTTCTTCTCAGAAGCATGATATCCAGAATCTTTTATGTCAACTTTCTTGTCATCCTTACTCCCAGAACTTCTAACATTAGCTCCCACATCTTTCTCAGCTCCCTTAGAATCTACTTGTTTACTCGAATTATCCTTTCCCAAATCAACAATCTTTTCATTACCACTGTTTATCCGGCCTAATTCCTCAGTCACGGTATCATTACTTTTCAACGATTCCGCACTAGTCGTATCTAGAACATTATTGGAAGTTGTATTAACCTAACGTTGAAAACCCAATTCCAATGAGATACAATACCAAGAATgcaaatgcacaaacacattaTGGGCAATTAAAATCCCcatattgaaatttgaatttaaaaaaaaaaaacctggattTAATTTATTCTCAAGTAAAGATCGTATCTTTCCGTTAGATTACCTGTGAATCAGCATCCACGGAGCAGAAAACGAGGAGAACTAGGAACCCAAACAACAGCAATGTATGAAGATATATTATCTTCATCTTTCGATAAAAAAAATCCCAATTTGTCGTGGGCTTTGTGGTTTCCTATTTTGTTTCAGTATCTGAAACAGGGCATCAGAAATGGTAACCCGGATCGAATCTAGTAAAGCTTAGGAAGCGTAATGATGAGAGAAGGAGAAAGAATCTAGCTAGGGCATTGATGGAGGAGTAAATCTAGATTATAGGTTCCAGGCGGGAGAAAGGAAAGTAGAAAAAGAAACACAGCGAGCGACTTGCAATTCTTCCGGAGCACCGCCGCACCGTTTACTAGTTGACTAAAATTTAGTggccccaatttttattttttttttagacttctgtattttgttttttctctaacgtagtcttgtaacttgacttttttattataataataataataattataataataataataataataataataataataataataaacgcgTGAATTTTTTATAAGTTTAGTTACAGTCTTACCGATGGTTAATAAATgtcttttaaattataaatgtgATGTGAATACTAGCAGAGATTAAATTTAtaaggaaaatattattattattattattattttgttcttagctggtaaataattacaattacaatgaGATAAATCAACTTAAGGCTAAAATTTTTCACATTAAAAGTAACAGTAATGTTATCAAACTACAAAgtatttgactattattattattattactagttttatacgcgcattgcgcgaatgcgttatgcccaatgtttatatttaaataaatatttgaaagtatatcaatgcaagattatataagagaagtttatacatggtaattgaatgtcgaatttttttatttaaatatctaactcaaagtatatgaatccaagataatatagaaaattcattataattattactaaaataaatgtttgcagccttgtaaaatcaatagtctaaatatttggtctaaaaatgatagtctaaatatttggtctaaaaatgataatataaataaatactacttttaatttgaatttttctaagtgttcttaattctcttttgagtaacattgtcattacattcatctttactatttgttctcttcctttttgttggtaatgtgttatttgcaattcggttattgttggtagcatagatgacaacgtcatgcaattagattatgatataggagctatgaactttcctttaggtgttctgcttgggattcatttggttcaaccattattgttaaatgagttattgtggataaagaaatccctagtttaagaaaaaagatttaataaattaataaaaatttgaaaatttaaaatattatatattccaaagatattaaaaggtagtttctcgcttcaatttgctgggtaatgggttatttgagtattttcattgtcaacaaatctcccaagtagttaatatgattggtttcaaactattattttttatatttttcatggtattaaagaaatatatatgtatcattt from Ipomoea triloba cultivar NCNSP0323 chromosome 12, ASM357664v1 encodes the following:
- the LOC115998266 gene encoding uncharacterized protein LOC115998266, translating into MKIIYLHTLLLFGFLVLLVFCSVDADSQVNTTSNNVLDTTSAESLKSNDTVTEELGRINSGNEKIVDLGKDNSSKQVDSKGAEKDVGANVRSSGSKDDKKVDIKDSGYHASEKKGEQKVKAIGGSGSESGNEVTLSSGRKDGIRGEECDSSFSCNIEEESLVACLRVPGNESPDLSLLIQNKGKGPVSVSISAPKYVQLEMRQIELKEKENQKIKVSFRDSGSENFITLKAGNGKCNLHFRDLIEHSTDKEADYVSQFNYFTLSSFGMIFLVALLLCASVWTFITYRKKHLAKTGGKYQRLDMELPVSNGAKIEADANDGWDNSWDDNWDDDEEAPKTPAMPITPSRSSKGIAPRRSNKEGWKD